The Pseudoxanthomonas sp. CF385 region ATCGCCGCTCGGCGCAGCGTCCACACGCAGCGTCGTCAGCAGCATCACGTCGCCGTTGCTCTCGCGTTGCAGGTCGAGCGCCGTGTGCGATTGCAGCGCGGCGACCGCTTCACCCTTGCCCGACCAGGCCAGCCGACGCGCGTCTTCCTGCGCCAGATGGTCCACGCCGGTGACTTTCAGCAGATCGGCATTCAATGCTTCCGGCACCTTGGTGACGGTGACGCCCTGCCCTTCGCCGGCTTCCAGACGCAACGCCATGCCGTACCCGGCATCGCCGCGCGCGAAGAACACGCCACTGGCGCCCTCGTCGCCGGTCACGCCGGAATCTTCCGGCAACGCAGAAAGTTCGCCCTTGTCGGCATAGGTCAGGCCGAAGCCGAACGCGAACAGCGGGTCGTAGTTTTCCTGACCCACGTTGTTGGCGTACTGCGTGGCCGTGCGCGGCCAGCTGAAGCTCAGCTTGCCCTTGAAGTCGTGCTGCACGCTGCCGTCGGCCTTGCGCAACAGCACGTCGGCGATGCCCGCACCTTCCGAGCCCGGCAGCCACGCCGCCACGAACGCATCGGCCGCGTTGATCTCGCGGTTCATCCACAGCGGACGGCCGCTCAGGAACACCGCCACCACCGGGATGCCTTCGGCCTTCAGACGCTTGAGCAGCGCCAGGTCGGCGTCATCGCCGGGTTTGTACAGCAGCGTCTGCAGGTCGCCCTGGAATTCCGCGTACGGGTTCTCGCCGAACACGACCACCGCCACATCGGGCTTCTGTGTGTACTTGCCGTCGACCGCCAGGATCGCCTCGCCGCCCGCGGCCTTGGCCTGCTGCGCGATGCCTTCGTAGATGGAATCCGCGTTCGGGAAATCCTTGCGCGTCGTCCCGGTGCCCTGCCAGTTGAGCGTCCAGCCGCCGGCCTGCTTGCCGACATCGTTCGCGCCGTCACCGGCCACCAGGATGCGCTGCTTCGGCGCCAGCGGCAGCACACCGCCCGCGTTCTTCAGCAGCACCAGCGATTCGCGCACGGCCTGGCGCGCGACCGCACGATGCTCAGTGGAGCCCAGCAGCGCGAACTGCCCGCCGACCGCACGCGTCGACGGCTTGCCCGCCTCGAACAGGCCCAGGCGGATCTTCACCCGCAGGATCCGGCGCACCGCGTCGTCCAGTCGTTCCTGGCTGATCGTGCCCGCCTTCACGGCCGCCAGCGTGGTCTCGTAGAAACCCTTCCAGCTGTCCGACGCCATCGCCATGTCGAGGCCGGCGTTGATCGTCGCCGGGCAGTCGGTATTCGTGCAGCCCT contains the following coding sequences:
- a CDS encoding exo 1,3/1,4-beta-D-glucan glucohydrolase; protein product: MTNRNSPRVRAGVLVAALVLALGACKRDEPAAAPAAADTNPWPQVAWPLAEDAALEKRITDLIATMTVEEKVGQLVQGDIASITPDDVRKYRLGSILAGGNSDPGGRYDASPAEWLALADAFYEASMDTSQGGKAIPVIFGIDAVHGQSNIVGATLFPHNIGLGATRNPDLLRRIGEVTALETRTTGMEWAFAPTVAVPQDDRWGRSYEGYSESPEIVASYAGAMVEGLQGKVGTPGFLDGRHVIASVKHFLGDGGTTNGKDQGDTKISEADLVRIHGAGYPPAIAAGAQTVMASFNSVNGEKMHGNKPYLTDALKGRMHFGGFVVGDWNGHGQVKGCTNTDCPATINAGLDMAMASDSWKGFYETTLAAVKAGTISQERLDDAVRRILRVKIRLGLFEAGKPSTRAVGGQFALLGSTEHRAVARQAVRESLVLLKNAGGVLPLAPKQRILVAGDGANDVGKQAGGWTLNWQGTGTTRKDFPNADSIYEGIAQQAKAAGGEAILAVDGKYTQKPDVAVVVFGENPYAEFQGDLQTLLYKPGDDADLALLKRLKAEGIPVVAVFLSGRPLWMNREINAADAFVAAWLPGSEGAGIADVLLRKADGSVQHDFKGKLSFSWPRTATQYANNVGQENYDPLFAFGFGLTYADKGELSALPEDSGVTGDEGASGVFFARGDAGYGMALRLEAGEGQGVTVTKVPEALNADLLKVTGVDHLAQEDARRLAWSGKGEAVAALQSHTALDLQRESNGDVMLLTTLRVDAAPSGDAWLSVGCGTGCTARVALAPTLAKLPVGQWTRVGVPLKCLAKAGADVAKLDRPWSVGTAGTMTISVSRVALGALDQAEQTVDCAR